From the genome of Trypanosoma brucei brucei TREU927 chromosome 11 chr11_scaffold01 genomic scaffold, whole genome shotgun sequence:
TCAGGTAAGCAGACGGATAACCTCCCGAAAGGCACGCAGGAAGATATCTCTGACCTCCAACTGCAATTCAAAGCAGCTGTATCTGCGCTTTTGCGGAAGCTGAGTGCTGGGGATACGCAGGTAGCTGAGCAGCTACTTCACCACTTTTACGAGCCACACTTCAGTGGTGATCAGGAACGAGAGGTTGTTGAGGACATCCAGAGGCATCTTCAGCAGGTGTGTGATTCTCAATCTCGTGATGCACTGCATGCTTGGATAGAATGCAGCGCCAGGGCTTCGTGTGAGGCAACTGTGCCTCTCAAGGAGGAGTTGCTTTGCAAGTGGCAACGCACGGTGCTAGAGGCGGACGCTGGGTTACCAGTTGTGTTACCGACAATTGTGGAGTGTTGTCGCGGCCTTGTCGGAttggtaaaaaaaagggggcgaaACATTTCCGGCAGGCGTCAAGGGCAACAGCGGGGAACAGAGAGTACTACTGTGGGTGAAGAGAGCTCATGCAAGGAGGTGTTCTCAAAGGAAGAACTGCCGGTAGTAATAACTGTACTTTCCCGTGCGATGCTTAGTCGCACCTCCACGGTAAGCACTGTGGGCTTGACAAAAATATCGAGCGAGATCAGTACACTTCTGTCATCATGTGGTTACGAAACGGCTGACGGCAACACGAGTGGAGGTGGCCGCAACGGCCGCGAGCTGTGCGACACTAACACAGCAACGATTACTTCAGCAACCGCAGGGGAGCGTACGGTTGAACTGGAGTTAATCTTATCTGGCGAAATTGACCAGAAAGCGGGGGAATTACCTTGGATCACCATTCTCGAAGCTGTGCAACTACAGCTGGTGCCGTACACCGTTGTTAAAAACCTGCTAACGTCCTTCAAGGGTGGGTGCGACAACGGCAAAGAGCGTCTCCGGTGGCAGGAGCTGCAGAGGGACTTTCAACGGAAACGGCACCATCGCCTTGTGGGGAACACCTTGGTGTTTCGGTGGTACGGTTGTGCTGTACCTAATGATGAGGGTTGGGAAGACGGATCTGGCCTCATGCGTCCAATGGCGGAGGACCGCGATAATGTGCACAGCGCCAGTCACCAAGGCCGTACTTCTACCGAGTTGGGGGCCTTCACGCGGCGTTTGCTCAAAACACTTGCCCGCGCTGAGGTGACTCGTCTCAACGACAGGAAGGAAATAACTACCCAAACATTCGTCGTGGGCCCGAGTGATGACAGTGCCACACGTCACCCCACCCCAGGGCAGGAGGAAGATGCCAGTCTCCACCGTTTAGATCTTCTCTTCAGGGTTCATACGCTGGCTGCACACATACTTATGACAGCTAGTACGAAGAAACCGCACATGATCCATGAGCTGTATGATACGCTCTTACACCTTGTTGAGAAGGTGATGCCAACTACTCCCAATGCTCTCGGCAACGCCAGTGATTTGTTGCTCTTGTGGTTAGTTGGTAGTGCGGTTGCAGTGGGATTGCGTTTCCGGCCTAACTTTCTCATTAAGTGGCCATCAGCTCCAGAAGTGTCATCAGGTAACCTGAAAAGTTGCCCGTCCGCTGAAGAAAAAACTGTACACATCTTGCGCGACATTGAGCCATATCTGCAAAGTGAGTTGCTTCGGCCTACAGTGCGCCTACGGTTTGTCATTAATGTGTTAGTGGCTCTTCGCAGTCTTGAGTTGTTGGGAGCTCGCATCGACGTAGAAGGTCTGCACATGGATCAACTGTTGATCAGGGCGAGCGCTGACCGCAGGCTGCTGAGCCGCCACGTGAACCTGTTCCTTATTGGTTGCTCCGCCTTACAAAGCACACAGTCTTCGATTTTGCATACTGCTCTCCACCTGCGCGAGGCGAAGTATAACTTATCCTTCGCGGAGATCGAGCGAGCTTTCGTTGCGATTGCTCTGTCAGCTGATACGTTTGCCAGGCAGCATGAGGCCCTAATGGAGCAAAActaccaacagcagcaaaaccgTACACTCTCAGTCGCAGTTGCAGCCAACAACACGACCCCTGCGCTCCGTGTGTCACCCGTCCAACTCAGGCACGCTTGGAGTGCACTGGGGCGGCGCGTGTTGGAGAATGCCGGAGAATCACCGACGGATCTGTTTGTGCGTGGGCTGCAGTGCGCTGCGGCGGTTGGGTGCATTGACTCGGCTCTGTATCAACAGCTTCTTTCGTACGTGGTGGAGTTTCGCTGGAAAGATCTTCATATATTAGACTGGGTGATGATACTGAGGACGGTGCGGCAATCCTTTGAAAACAGACGCAACCTAGAGGCGTACTTGAAGGAACCACTGCAGGCATTTATGTTGACGATGACAGTCAGTGGGGACAACAGCACGGAGCAATCAGTTCAGAAGGTCAACCTCAAGAATCACGAGGGTGAGCAGCTGCTGGAGGGGCTTTGCCTTTTCGCTGAAGCTCTTCCAGGTTTGTTTATAGGTGACAGGGAACTCTGGGGACTTTTGTGGCAAGCTCTTGGTTCCCAGTGGTCGGCGTGTTTTAATGCTGCCAGCAATATTGAGGAACAACAACGCATCACGGCATGGCTGCAGGAGATTAACGCAAGCTACGCCTGGGCTGCACGGGCAGCTGGGTTCCGTGGCTTGGATGAGCCCACCGCCTTGTGACGCAACAGGGCGGGCGTGGTGTAGATAGTTGCAAGGGGACCAAAGTAAATGGTCACAAAGGAGCGAGTGAACGGTGTAAGCGCATGTTATGGTCGTATCTTCACATTCTCTCACAAGGTAAacacctttaaaaaaaaaaaaggaagtatcCCATCTGGTGCTAGAAGTTGGTGAGGGATGCACCCATTCATGTGCCGGGAAATCACTACGTGTAATATTACTCATTTTAAAGGCGTTTGGTGCTGTGCACGAACCTCCATTCACTTTGTACAAAGCTTTGATCTGTGTCCTTccgcacttttttttcaacttcttTGCTGTTGACAAAAGCATTTTCGGGTTTTTGTTTGGATTTTTATCGCTTCCACTCTCGTTGCGCATAATTTCACcaacatacatacatacttcaaaggaaaggggagaaagaCAAATTATCCTTGCAGCTGTACAGGACTTATCGGAGGAAACGGACTGTAGGCGCACTTCTAGCACGGACCACTTAACTTCACTAGTGGCCGAAGCATGGAGGATTTCGTTGTTGTGCCGGTGGAGGTGCGGTGTAGGCAAATGTGTACAGATGCCGCTGAGCTTTCAAAGGTTATCACGAGTTTCATACGGCACCGCAACGGTGTTACACACCCGGGTGACATTATCCCGCTTTGGGGTGCATCCGAGCTTATCACATCAACAGTTGAGCTCTTGCGGGTATGTGACGTTTATTGCCCACTTAACGGGGTTGCAGCGGGCAGGGCGGATTACGCATTGGTGATGTACTACCTTCATGGAGATGATGTGTCTATGGCAATGCAAGGAGAGGAAACTTCCGAGTCGCAGGCGCTGTTAACCTACCGCGATTCAGACGACGAAGTGGATGCATCGACTGTCCCTTGCTCCATAGTGCAGATACCGCATGCATCGCTAGAAGGCCTGTGGGAGTCGATGCATTTCGGGGACTCTACCTGTGACACGGTGGAGCTTAAGCGTGACTTGTTGCAATATATGCACACTGCAATGGTTTTCTCTATGGCTGATGTGAACCCACAAGTCATCGCGTGGAATCAGTTGGTGCTGCTACACGGGCCCCCCGGCACAGGGAAGACATCTTTTTGTAAAGCACTTTCACATAAACTTTCTATACGGCTTGCGGGAATATTTCCCAAGGCGAAGCTGGTAGAGGTTAACACTCAAAGTTTGTTTAGTCGTTGGTTTAGTGAGAGTGGGAAGCATGTCATGGGCCTGTTCCGCCGTATACACACGATGGCGGAGGATTCCAAAtgccttctttttgtcctcGTGGACGAGGTGGAATCACTAGCTGGCGCGAGGAACTCTGCAATGAGGGGTAACGAGCCCTCAGATGCTATCCGTGTCGTCAACACTCTGTTAACTCAGCTGGACATTctacagaaaaagaggaacgtGGTGATATTAGCTACGAGTAACATCACCGGGGCCATTGATGTCGCGTTTGTTGATCGTGCTGACAAGAAGGTATTTATTGGCCCACCGGGGTTACCAGCCCGTCTGCAACTAATCAGGGCAAGTACGCAAGAGTTGGTTCAGAGGCGGTTAATTATGCTTGATCCTCCCAATGATCAGGGGTTCATAGGCGCAGGGGGGCTGATGCCGATCGGGGAAGGTCGTGTAGAACTCAATGCGAGAGAGTTGCAGCGGCTTGAGCTGGTGGCGGCGCAATGTGATACCTTCAGTGGAAGGACTCTGAAGAAGCTTCCTTTCCTTGCCTACAGCAAACACATTGGTGGGTCCCCAGTCTTCACTACCGGAGAGAGTAGTACCGCATCTGCTATCTCATTTGACACGTACATTAAAAGCTTGACGAGTGCTGTAGAGGGAGAAATATTATCGAGGAGAATGATGGTGTCATCATAGGCTCCCAATTCAGGCACACTAAATAGGCACTTTCGCGCGATTCCCTATTTTTCGCGTTCTCACAGTCTAATTTTTGCAACAGATTATCATTTATTTTGTCATGGTTTTGTCTCTGACTTTTTTGCTTGATTTTTGTATATGGactaacatttttttttctggtgtGTGGGAATGCAGATGCAGTTTCTATTTGAGatcttttttattattttacatcctggtttattgttttttttgtttgtcaatGGATTGGATAAGGCCCTTCATTGCAAATATCTAACCGGTAAAACTGGCCCCTCAACACATATGGACGCGTATCGTTGTAGACGCATATGCTGAAGTTGTGTAtttaaaagggaaggggaaggagggagagaaaacattccccttttgtttggACTGCTTGCACGACGGAGTTACGATTTGATAACGGGTGTAGCACACCCAtaagtattattatttttttttgtgagctTTGAATGGCATAAccttcttcttgcttttctTATTCACCTCGTTTGTTCTTCAACATTTCTTCTCTCATTCTTCTAAAttttctctctaccaatcactctctttcttttgtcctGCATTCATGCAAATATTTACGAATATCCGCTCAACCTTGAAGCTGAAGTGCGCGGCACGAATTTTGGGAGGTTTCGCCCGCATTGAGGGTGTGGGGGGTGGGACGAGTAAGAAAAATTAACGGCACGCCCATAAGGGAGgagtggagggggaaatggtCCAAACAGTACTTATGGTTGCAGAGAAACCTTCTATTGCTGAGAGCATCGCCCATCACCTCTCAAATGGCCGGACAGCGAAACACTCTCGTGCACTTCCCGTCTTCGAGTACGATGGTTACTTTCAGGGTGCCCCCGCACACTTCCGTGTTACAAGTACAACAGGGCACATTTTTTCATGCGATTTCACCCCTCAGTACCAGTCGTGGGATCGGACTGATGAGGAGTCGCTCTTCGGGGCACCAGTCGTGTGGCGGGAAGAGTCCGGACGGGTGAGCCGCCACCTTGAGCATGAGGCAAAAGGGTGTGCAACGCTCGTTTTGTGGCTTGACTGCGACCGCGAGGGGGAAAACATATGCTTTGAGGTGATGCAGGTTGTGTCGCGAAGCATACATGACATTCGATGTATTTGGCGCGCAAAGTTCTCCGCCATAACGCGGGAAGCGATAACGGAGGCGTTCGTTAATTTGGGTAAGCCAAACAAAAACCTGTCAGATGCGGTGAGCTGTAGACAAGAGCTAGACCTCAAGGTTGGCGTTGTTTTTACCAGGTACCAAACGAAGTACTTTCAGGGTAAGTATGGGAATCTTGACGCTAGTGTGGTGAGTTATGGCCCTTGCCAGACACCGACACTCGCATTTTGCGTGCAGAGGCACGACGAGATACTAAACTTCAAACCCGAAAACTACTGGAAGCTAGTGCCTACCTGCAACAGATACGGTTCACCCATTACGTTTGAGTGGGCGCGCGGTCGCGTCTTTGACGAATTGATTGCACGACTTTTACATCAAAGGGTCTCTCGTAGTAAAGTTGCCAAAGTCGTTGACGTTTCGGTGGGGGCTGACACCCGCGCTCGACCCACGGCGCTCAACACTGTCGAGCTCATGAAAATCGCTAGTAAGTTTCTTGGTATTGGGCCGCATCACGCGATGCAAATAGCAGAAAACCTCTATATTTCTGGGTATATCTCGTACCCACGAACGGAATCCACAGCATACCCGGTCTCCTTCGACTTGAAGGCCGCACTTGCAACCCAACAGGGCCATCCAGTGTGGGGTGAATACGTGCAGGAATTACTGAAAGGTCGGTACACGCGACCGAAAGCCGGCAAAGATGCTGGAGACCATCCACCAATCACACCAATGCGTGCGGCAACTGCCGGAGAGCTGTCGTCTGACTCTTGGCGTTTGTATGAGTACATTACACGTCACTTCATTGCTACAGTATCCCCAGACTGCAAACTTTCGAGGACGAAGCTCGTACTAGAGCTTAGTGGGGAGTTGTTTACCTTCACTGGTAAGGTAGTTGTGGATCCGGGCTTCACAACAATTCTTGCCCATTTGGCTGTAAAGGACGACAAGGTACCAACGAACATCGAGGTGGGGAGCGATTTCCCCATCAATGATGTACGCCTTCAGGCCGGGCAAACCCAAGCACCGGGGTATCTTACAGAAGCTGATCTCATTGGGctgatggaaaagaatggCATCGGCACAGACGCCTCTATTTCCCAGCATGTCAACAATATAGTTGAGCGGGGTTATTGTGCGGTGAAACCTGGGCGCGTAATGGAACCCACAAAACTTGGGGTCGTGCTGATTCATGGTATCAAAAGTATCGACCCTGAACTTGTGCTCCCCCTGGTGCGAAGCAAGGTGGAAGAGTACGTCACGTGCATTGCTGAGGGTCAAGCCAGGCTAGACGAGGTCCTATCGAGTGTGCTTGATCTCTTCTTTGGAAAGTTTCGTTACTTCAAG
Proteins encoded in this window:
- a CDS encoding DNA topoisomerase III, putative, which produces MVQTVLMVAEKPSIAESIAHHLSNGRTAKHSRALPVFEYDGYFQGAPAHFRVTSTTGHIFSCDFTPQYQSWDRTDEESLFGAPVVWREESGRVSRHLEHEAKGCATLVLWLDCDREGENICFEVMQVVSRSIHDIRCIWRAKFSAITREAITEAFVNLGKPNKNLSDAVSCRQELDLKVGVVFTRYQTKYFQGKYGNLDASVVSYGPCQTPTLAFCVQRHDEILNFKPENYWKLVPTCNRYGSPITFEWARGRVFDELIARLLHQRVSRSKVAKVVDVSVGADTRARPTALNTVELMKIASKFLGIGPHHAMQIAENLYISGYISYPRTESTAYPVSFDLKAALATQQGHPVWGEYVQELLKGRYTRPKAGKDAGDHPPITPMRAATAGELSSDSWRLYEYITRHFIATVSPDCKLSRTKLVLELSGELFTFTGKVVVDPGFTTILAHLAVKDDKVPTNIEVGSDFPINDVRLQAGQTQAPGYLTEADLIGLMEKNGIGTDASISQHVNNIVERGYCAVKPGRVMEPTKLGVVLIHGIKSIDPELVLPLVRSKVEEYVTCIAEGQARLDEVLSSVLDLFFGKFRYFKENIERFDALMGASFSPLTSSGKPITRCGNCMRYLKHLEARPQRLYCAYCEVTYALPQGGTIKQYSNYKCPLDNFELVICHVEGGKSFPICPNCYNNPPFPDARVQGGRQLMACDECKHPTCYHSLATNYVADCVDPRCDGCMAFVPRTSGKWKICCNHCTMMILLPPTAQRVYVSSEECPECGAMMVDLQFPEGKSPLPNRKDRIVSCVFCDPALSNNVSEVRGKLGNFSRRGGGGKGRGRGGRGRGRGRGYRN